A single window of Alosa alosa isolate M-15738 ecotype Scorff River chromosome 11, AALO_Geno_1.1, whole genome shotgun sequence DNA harbors:
- the blm gene encoding LOW QUALITY PROTEIN: Bloom syndrome protein homolog (The sequence of the model RefSeq protein was modified relative to this genomic sequence to represent the inferred CDS: inserted 2 bases in 1 codon) — MPSIPQNNLKEQLERHNHAVQSKLSLAKPKPGVFTFKKKSASSSSNTEGASKTDRPTPKFTFLSANLKSKPQAITLPPNPFAVNKSILDQTASKLSTAPVKQDEKASVNKTSLLDSSFGIHNDDWDDFDDFETPVKGSTVSPSPATLLRALHPPSAEPGDTPVKRKTESPGHALPVKLSHECDAELGKDRETEGDRRPVCKTTNTERHSVISSHGGSPEIPPSGKDPDSTFEILCRAIKNNTHPQLEETDPGDSSVKVIKRHRSVQKKLAVLSDSEDEAEVEAGPSDKFTEDDSICIQDTQIDCIDPDVLHNDDKLESRDMDFIPPSPPKDERPSLSKTSPRSLLPHRESVGSLFGVTDVQSKDTKGPYAKSDDALFSIMETICRLVDTIPEHELIGLSCGTDLLLQRAQRKRILANGGMPRTSVSDKGITPLPKASFRQSSAFDTTPSLKSTTSPFYEEIKNSSKTEFLFRKSISSVMPVDYNSSVFEDSSCLISDVQTPGSSWRPSASSTKPTFTEEKKDKRSSNFNFWSSNDQNDDCFSRPSSQQSDVQIVEDDEPEALFYSPKKPASGPKVTAEKRVGDSRQSSSHINNWTDADGDDFYIDDFDIDEFDEADIPEYFDEPPTTSTSTSNRTSTSFVSAIREGGPVKSTXRARSAVSTPSPAPALKPSKPSSPEPNYRNPAHDRFRGFSFPHSAEMMKIFHKRFGLHQFRFNQLEAINASLLGQDTFVLMPTGGGKSLCYQLPACVSSGVTVVISPLRSLIVDQLQKLTTLGIPASSLSGDKKDTEVNRIYMQLSKKDPVIKLLYATPEKVSASGRMISALQNLFERSLLSRFVIDEAHCVSQWGHDFRPDYKRLNELRQKFPRVPIMALTATATPRVQKDILNQLQMSSPQVFNMSFNRHNLKYTVLPKKPKKVDEDCKEWIKKHYPRGSGIVYCLSRNDCDAMAESLQRAGIAALAYHAGLNDSDREYVQSKWINQDGCQVICATIAFGMGIDKPDVRYVIHASLPKSVEGYYQESGRAGRDGDISECVLFYSYNDVIRIKRLLTMDKDGNRQARATHFNNLHSMVHFCENMAECRRIQLLAYFGEHNFNKSFCTEHPEVICDNCSRPNKYKVRNVTEDVKKIVKFVQENCEKVGNRYNKSAQQSRLTLNMLVDIFIGHKSARVQTGMFGIGAAYTRHNADRLFKKLVLDNILEEDLYITNNGQAVAYISAGQKAMNVLGGYMQVEFYETENASSIRKHKAAVTKNVSKREEMVQKCLEELNDLCKKLGKIFGIHYYNIFSTATLKKIAETLSADPDVLLQIDGVTEDKLEKYGAELIELLQKYSEWQLPVEEEPESSGWIDTAQGRHEMDEDEDEEDDSSTYFRGNSRGGKRKKAGYSRKPKRRRGGYQNQSSSAKGGYSNSSWSSSGSYSSSSRGAYKSRGRGAAGRGASGRGSTSSAPQAAPAGRRPGFMAMPAPPECGTPLPQTCLFPHALKRELFH, encoded by the exons ATGCCGAGCATTCCGCAGAATAATTTGAAGGAGCAACTTGAGCGACACAATCATGCTGTTCAGAGCAAATTGTCACTGGCCAAACCTAAACCTGG GGTTTTTACTTTCAAAAAGAAGTCAGCTTCGTCCAGCTCCAACACTGAAGGTGCATCAAAG ACTGATAGGCCAACTCCAAAATTCACCTTCCTCTCGGCTAACCTGAAAAGCAAACCACAAGCCATTACTCTTCCACCAAACCCATTTGCAGTGAACAAGTCCATCTTAGACCAGACAGCTTCCAAACTCTCCACAGCACCGGTCAAGCAAGATGAAAAAGCTTCAGTTAACAAAACGTCTTTGCTGGACAGTTCTTTTGGCATCCACAATGACGACTGGGAtgactttgatgactttgagaCTCCAGTCAAGGGGAGTACTGTGTCTCCAAGCCCTGCAACATTATTGAGGGCTTTGCACCCCCCCAGCGCTGAACCAGGGGACACTCCAGTCAAAAGAAAAACGGAATCCCCAGGCCATGCATTACCAGTAAAGCTATCACATGAATGTGATGCCGAATTGGGTAAAGACAGAGAAACTGAAGGTGACAGAAGACCAGTTTGTAAAACCACCAACACAGAGCGACACAGTGTCATCAGCAGCCATGGCGGTTCACCTGAAATTCCCCCATCTGGGAAAGATCCTGACTCCACCTTTGAGATCCTTTGCAGGGCTATAAAGAATAACACTCATCCTCAACTGGAAGAGACTGACCCAGGAGATTCGTCAGTGAAGGTCATAAAAAGACACCGGTCAGTCCAGAAGAAACTGGCTGTGTTGAGCGACAGCGAGGACGAGGCTGAAGTTGAGGCTGGGCCATCAGACAAATTTACAGAAGATGACTCTATTTGCATTCAAG ATACACAAATTGACTGCATTGACCCAGATGTCCTGCACAATGATGACAAGTTGGAGTCAAGGGATATGGACTTcataccaccatcaccacccaaGGATGAGAGGCCCTCTCTGAG CAAAACAAGTCCCCGAAGTCTCTTGCCCCACAGAGAGTCTGTCGGAAGTCTGTTTGGAGTCACTGACGTCCAGTCCAAAGATACCAAGG GGCCTTATGCTAAATCAGACGATGCACTCTTCAGCATTATGGAAACTATTTGTCGACTGGTGGACACCATCCCCGAACATGAGTTGATTGGCCTAAGCTGTGGCACTGATCTTCTTCTACAGCGAGCTCAGAG GAAAAGAATTCTTGCTAATGGAGGTATGCCTAGAACATCCGTTTCAGACAAAGGAATAACACCCTTGCCCAAGGCATCATTCCGGCAAAGTTCTGCTTTTGACACCACACCCAGTCTGAAGTCAACAACGTCACCTTTCTATGAGGAGATCAAGAACAGTTCCAAGACAGAGTTCCTATTCAGGAAGTCCATCTCCTCTGTCATGCCGGTGGATTATAACAGCAGTGTCTTTGAAGACTCCAGCTGCCTCATCAGCGATGTCCAGACTCCAGGCTCCTCCTGGAGACCCTCAGCGTCCTCCACCAAACCCACTTTCACCGAGGAGAAAAAGGATAAGCGCTCCAGCAATTTCAACTTTTGGAGCAGTAATGACCAGAATGATGACTGCTTCTCGAGGCCATCTTCCCAGCAGTCTGATGTTCAGATAGTAGAAGATGACGAACCAGAGGCCTTGTTTTACTCCCCCAAGAAGCCAGCTAGTGGACCTAAGGTGACCGCAGAAAAAAGAGTGGGGGACAGCAGGCAGTCGTCCAGTCACATAAATAACTGGACAGACGCAGATGGGGACGACTTCTACATTGACGACTTTGACATTGATGAGTTTGATGAGGCAGACATTCCGGAATATTTTGACGAACCTCCGACTACGAGCACCTCCACTTCCAATCGGACTTCCACTTCATTCGTCTCTGCAATACGGGAGGGAGGGCCAGTGAAGTCCAC CCGAGCCAGAAGCGCAGTCTCCACGCCGAGCCCTGCCCCTGCTCTTAAACCATCCAAGCCCTCTTCTCCAG AGCCTAATTACCGTAACCCGGCCCATGACCGGTTCAGGGGCTTCAGCTTCCCCCACTCGGCAGAGATGATGAAGATCTTCCACAAAAGGTTTGGACTGCACCAGTTCCGCTTCAACCAGCTGGAGGCCATCAATGCTTCTCTACTGGGCCAAGACACGTTTGTCTTGATGCCTACAG GAGGAGGTAAAAGTCTGTGCTACCagctgcctgcatgtgtgtcatCAGGTGTTACCGTGGTGATCTCACCACTGCGCTCACTGATTGTAGATCAGCTGCAGAAGCTCACCACCTTGGGT ATCCCAGCCTCCAGTCTGTCTGGGGACAAGAAGGACACCGAGGTCAACCGCATCTACATGCAGCTGTCCAAGAAGGACCCAGTCATTAAGCTGCTCTACGCCACGCCAGAGAAG GTCTCCGCGAGTGGCAGGATGATCAGTGCGCTGCAGAACCTGTTTGAGAGGAGCCTCCTCTCACGCTTTGTCATTGACGAGGCACATTGTGTCAGTCAG TGGGGTCATGACTTCCGACCAGACTACAAGCGTCTGAATGAGCTGCGGCAGAAATTTCCCAGGGTGCCCATCATGGCTCTGACAGCCACAGCGACACCGCGTGTGCAGAAGGACATCCTCAACCAGCTGCAGATGAGCTCCCCACAGGT CTTTAACATGAGTTTTAATCGACACAACTTGAAGTATACGGTACTACCCAAAAAGCCCAAGAAGGTTGATGAGGATTGTAAAGAATGGATCAAGAAACACTACCCAC gtggctctggcatagtgtACTGCTTGTCGAGGAATGACTGCGATGCCATGGCAGAGAGTCTCCAGAGAGCGGGCATTGCCGCCCTGGCGTACCATGCGGGCCTGAACGACAGTGATCGAGAGTATGTCCAGAGCAAGTGGATCAACCAGGACGGCTGCCAG GTCATCTGTGCCACCATTGCCTTTGGCATGGGCATAGACAAGCCGGACGTGCGCTACGTCATCCATGCCAGCCTTCCCAAGTCTGTGGAGGGCTACTACCAGGAGTCAGGCAGGGCGGGCAGAGATGGAGACATCTCCGAGTGTGTGCTCTTCTACTCCTACAATGACGTCATCCGCATCAAGAGGCTCCTCACCA TGGACAAGGATGGGAACCGGCAGGCCAGAGCCACCCACTTCAACAACCTGCACAGCATGGTGCACTTCTGTGAGAACATGGCTGAGTGCAGGCGCATCCAGCTGCTGGCTTACTTCGGCGAGCACAATTTCAACAAGAGCTTCTGCACGGAGCACCCTGAGGTCATATGTGACAACTGCTCTAGACCAaat AAATACAAGGTGAGAAATGTGACCGAAGATGTGAAGAAGATTGTGAAGTTTGTGCAGGAGAACTGTGAGAAAGTGGGCAACCGCTACAACAAATCTGCTCAGCAGAGCCGACTGACCCTGAACATGTTGGTGGACATCTTCATCG GTCATAAGAGTGCCCGTGTCCAGACAGGGATGTTTGGGATCGGCGCTGCCTACACTCGACACAACGCAGACCGTCTCTTCAAGAAGCTGGTGCTGGACAACATCTTGGAGGAGGATCTGTACATCACGAATAACGGACAGGCCGTGGCCTACATCTCCGCTGGCCAGAAGGCCATGAATGTCCTGGGTGGCTACATGCAG GTGGAATTCTACGAGACAGAGAATGCCTCCAGCATCAGGAAGCACAAGGCGGCGGTCACCAAGAATGTCTCCAAGAGGGAGGAGATGGTGCAGAAATGCCTAGAGGAGCTCAACGACCTGTGCAAGAAGCTGGGCAAGATCTTTGGCATCCACTACTACAACATCTTCTCCACTGCCACGCTCAAGAAGATCGCTG AGACGCTGTCTGCGGACCCCGACGTGTTGCTGCAGATTGACGGCGTGACGGAGGACAAGCTGGAGAAGTACGGAGCAGAACTCATCGAGCTACTGCAGAAGTACTCCGAGTGGCAGCTCCCTG TCGAGGAGGAGCCGGAGAGTTCCGGCTGGATCGACACGGCGCAGGGTCGCCACGAGATGGACGAGGATGAGGACGAGGAAGACGATTCTTCGACCTACTTCCGGGGCAACAGCCGAGGGGGGAAGAGGAAAAAGGCAGGATACTCCAGGAAACccaagaggagaagaggaggctaCCAGAACCAGAGCTCCTCTGCCAAAGG